From Deinococcus apachensis DSM 19763, one genomic window encodes:
- a CDS encoding CPBP family intramembrane glutamic endopeptidase — translation MSALTRSPYRPWAYSPWPFFLLTYLFSWTCFGIVLALRQPVSFTPPSPALLLSVLGDFGPFVAATLLTTLASGRQGLRALLVQLKPARLPLPVVLVSALSVPLLVTAANLLSLASGGAAPRHWLHANTGTLVLLFAFVLFGVAEQTGWRGYAQPRLNARYGPLVTSVVLGVLWATWHLPLFWVTGSGQYGQAFAPYVLEVVGWSFLMSWVWERGGGRVLPCVLLHFSINVTAVTLGTGADSAEWRSELWGVLMVALAWVFRRSPQASLAHRD, via the coding sequence GTGTCCGCGCTCACCCGCTCTCCTTATCGTCCTTGGGCCTACAGTCCCTGGCCCTTCTTCCTGCTCACCTACCTGTTCTCCTGGACCTGCTTCGGCATCGTCCTCGCCCTGCGCCAGCCCGTGTCCTTCACTCCACCCTCCCCTGCACTGCTGCTCAGCGTCCTGGGCGATTTCGGCCCCTTCGTTGCCGCCACCCTCCTCACCACTCTCGCCTCGGGAAGGCAGGGCCTGCGCGCCCTGCTCGTCCAGCTCAAGCCCGCCCGCCTGCCCCTGCCCGTCGTGCTCGTCTCCGCCCTCAGCGTGCCGCTGCTCGTGACAGCAGCCAATCTGCTCAGCCTGGCCAGTGGTGGGGCCGCCCCCCGACACTGGCTGCACGCGAACACCGGCACGCTGGTGCTGCTGTTCGCGTTCGTGCTGTTCGGCGTGGCGGAGCAAACCGGGTGGCGGGGGTACGCCCAACCGCGCCTGAATGCCCGCTACGGGCCGCTGGTGACCAGCGTGGTGCTGGGAGTGCTGTGGGCCACCTGGCACTTGCCACTGTTCTGGGTGACAGGTTCCGGGCAGTACGGGCAGGCGTTCGCGCCGTATGTGCTGGAGGTGGTGGGGTGGTCGTTCCTGATGTCGTGGGTGTGGGAGCGCGGCGGGGGGAGGGTGCTGCCGTGCGTGCTGCTGCACTTTTCGATCAATGTCACGGCGGTGACGCTGGGGACGGGGGCGGACAGCGCGGAGTGGCGCAGCGAGTTGTGGGGGGTGCTGATGGTGGCGTTGGCCTGGGTGTTCAGACGGTCGCCTCAGGCTAGCTTGGCTCATAGAGATTGA
- a CDS encoding site-specific integrase produces MRRSLIKDERSRDVTGEPKTRASHRRVVLAQDVLETLHLHWQREHHAGQAPQKTAPVFTAASGNHVEQRHLQRTFEALLQEAGVPRIRFHDLRHTVASLLIRRGVPPKVVSDRLGHRNVAFTLQVYTHLYDDQREAAALPLSQLLSGRPGVAPGKDVSGPELAQGLEALRRWHAALTEFLREAPEWAQRVAGDAWPR; encoded by the coding sequence GTGCGGCGCAGCCTGATAAAGGACGAGCGGAGCCGCGACGTAACAGGCGAACCGAAGACCCGGGCTTCCCATCGGCGGGTCGTCCTCGCCCAAGACGTCCTGGAGACGCTACACCTCCACTGGCAACGGGAGCATCACGCGGGACAGGCCCCGCAGAAGACCGCCCCGGTGTTCACGGCCGCGTCCGGCAACCATGTGGAGCAGCGCCACCTGCAGCGCACCTTCGAGGCGCTGCTCCAGGAGGCGGGGGTCCCTCGGATCCGGTTTCACGACCTGCGGCATACGGTGGCGAGCCTACTGATCCGCCGGGGCGTGCCGCCCAAGGTGGTGTCTGATCGTCTAGGGCACCGGAACGTGGCGTTTACCTTGCAGGTGTACACGCACCTCTACGACGACCAGCGCGAGGCCGCTGCCCTGCCGCTGTCCCAGTTGCTATCGGGCAGGCCAGGGGTCGCCCCGGGAAAGGACGTCTCGGGGCCGGAACTGGCCCAGGGTCTGGAGGCCCTGCGGCGCTGGCATGCGGCCCTGACGGAGTTCCTGCGGGAGGCCCCGGAGTGGGCTCAGCGGGTGGCGGGAGATGCGTGGCCACGTTGA
- a CDS encoding SH3 domain-containing protein — protein sequence MRAGPSAKSAKVATLPSGTAVRLLSCASGWCRMQWNGRSGYASQEYLR from the coding sequence CTGCGCGCGGGCCCCTCCGCGAAGTCAGCCAAGGTGGCGACACTGCCCTCGGGGACCGCGGTCCGTCTGTTGTCCTGCGCGTCGGGCTGGTGCCGTATGCAGTGGAACGGGCGCAGCGGGTACGCGTCACAGGAGTACCTCCGTTAA
- a CDS encoding site-specific integrase, whose amino-acid sequence MASYQDPETGVRRRKSVCRKTREQAERAFRHLIRSLPKGRSVRPRTAQEVAWTVTAGPDSLSAYLGRWLEHKRRSVRPSTYRMYVAGLRPVDGPLGERELTGLTVLDIQTLVDALCPTHGPRATGRALHLLRMALRQAVRWQLLPVNVAEHVDKPRVEREEMTVWTPQQARRFLEVAAGHRLGPLFTLALSTGLRRGNSSR is encoded by the coding sequence TTGGCGAGCTACCAGGATCCGGAGACGGGGGTGCGCCGCCGCAAGTCGGTCTGCCGCAAGACCCGGGAGCAGGCGGAGCGGGCGTTCAGGCACCTGATCCGTTCCCTCCCCAAGGGGAGATCAGTCCGGCCCCGAACGGCCCAGGAGGTGGCCTGGACCGTGACCGCAGGCCCGGACTCGCTCAGCGCCTACCTGGGCCGCTGGCTGGAGCACAAGCGGCGGAGCGTGCGGCCCTCCACCTACCGGATGTACGTGGCGGGATTGCGCCCGGTCGACGGGCCATTGGGAGAAAGGGAGCTGACGGGTCTGACCGTACTGGACATCCAGACGCTCGTCGATGCCCTGTGCCCGACCCATGGTCCACGTGCTACCGGACGGGCGCTGCACCTGCTGCGGATGGCCCTGAGGCAGGCGGTCCGCTGGCAACTCCTCCCCGTGAACGTGGCGGAGCACGTGGACAAGCCCCGGGTCGAGCGGGAGGAGATGACGGTCTGGACGCCGCAGCAGGCCAGGCGCTTCCTGGAGGTGGCGGCCGGGCATCGCCTGGGGCCGCTGTTCACGCTCGCCCTGAGCACGGGGCTGCGCCGGGGGAACTCCTCGCGCTGA